A single window of Halobacillus naozhouensis DNA harbors:
- a CDS encoding class I SAM-dependent methyltransferase, translating to MSDWFWLSFVIRIVYYPYSIQLLTIELSHFLKAGGELKDETKHRVKETFAKNNEAYVQSKVHNNQSDLSLITEWLEPDPAWSALDIATGGGHVARQLSPYVKTVFATDLTKKMLENTASHLSSFDNIHYVIADAEELPFLPSSFDIVTCRIAPHHFPYPKRFITEAQRVVKKGGYFLMIDNTAPENDELDHFYNTLEKMRDPSHVRALKVSEWEKLFRENGFQLEDQLQRKKKLPFTDWLDRTLEDEKDKKQVTNYLRNADADVKLYFAVQEQGEKIDAFSIDEWMIKAKKF from the coding sequence ATGAGCGATTGGTTTTGGTTATCGTTCGTTATTCGAATTGTGTATTATCCTTATTCTATTCAATTGCTTACAATAGAATTATCACATTTCTTGAAAGCGGGTGGCGAATTGAAAGATGAGACTAAACATCGTGTGAAAGAGACTTTTGCCAAGAATAATGAAGCTTATGTGCAAAGCAAGGTTCATAACAACCAGTCAGATTTGAGTTTAATCACCGAATGGCTTGAACCGGATCCTGCATGGTCAGCGTTAGATATTGCAACAGGCGGCGGCCATGTCGCTCGTCAATTAAGCCCCTATGTGAAGACGGTATTTGCTACTGATTTAACTAAAAAAATGCTGGAGAACACGGCTTCTCACTTGTCATCATTTGATAATATCCACTATGTAATCGCCGATGCAGAGGAGCTGCCTTTTCTCCCATCAAGCTTCGATATCGTAACATGCAGAATTGCACCACACCATTTTCCTTATCCGAAACGATTTATTACAGAAGCTCAGCGTGTAGTAAAAAAAGGCGGATATTTCCTTATGATTGATAATACAGCCCCAGAGAACGATGAACTGGATCATTTCTATAATACGCTTGAGAAAATGAGAGACCCTAGCCATGTTAGAGCATTAAAAGTTTCTGAATGGGAGAAATTATTTCGGGAAAATGGATTTCAGCTTGAAGATCAACTTCAACGCAAAAAAAAGCTACCATTTACGGATTGGCTGGATCGCACTCTTGAAGATGAAAAAGATAAAAAACAGGTAACCAACTATTTGAGGAATGCGGATGCCGATGTAAAATTGTACTTCGCTGTTCAGGAACAAGGAGAAAAGATTGATGCATTCTCAATCGATGAATGGATGATCAAAGCAAAGAAATTTTAA